From one bacterium genomic stretch:
- the nusA gene encoding transcription termination factor NusA: MNGELSSVLSYLEKERGIDRETLFLTVESALLSASRKSVGPAKNIRIHMDRKTCDIKAFATVLVVEKVDNPHDEINLAGARRVKSDAQLGDSVEIEVTPKNFGRIAAQTAKQAILQKIRQAERNIVFEEYRDRVNDIVSGTIRRFERNDIVVDLGRAEAILSSKERISTEMYQMGDQVRALVLSVQDNASGPCIMLSRSHPDFLRRLFQLEVAEISDNTVEIKGIAREAGFRTKIAVVSRDAKVDPVGACVGMRGARVKNIVRELSGEKIDIVRWSDDIKTYVSNALSPAKLSKVEIDPDKPRVIHVTTEADQLSLAIGKRGQNVRLSSKLTGWKIDVQKDEGNISFEEKVAKAVCDLAAITGIGRANAEKLVQAGFLNIEGILAAEVADLEATGEFDQATAKIIYEAAAAAQPAVQENIE; encoded by the coding sequence ATGAATGGTGAATTATCATCGGTACTGAGTTACCTTGAAAAAGAACGTGGCATTGACCGTGAGACGCTGTTTCTCACGGTTGAAAGTGCCTTGTTGTCAGCCTCTCGAAAAAGCGTGGGGCCCGCCAAAAATATACGTATTCACATGGATCGTAAAACCTGTGATATCAAGGCTTTCGCCACCGTCCTCGTCGTTGAAAAGGTGGATAATCCTCACGATGAAATCAACCTTGCGGGAGCTCGCCGGGTTAAATCAGACGCGCAACTTGGAGATTCCGTTGAGATCGAGGTAACCCCTAAAAACTTTGGCCGGATTGCCGCCCAAACAGCGAAGCAGGCTATTTTACAGAAAATCAGGCAGGCCGAACGTAATATCGTTTTTGAAGAGTATCGGGACCGGGTGAATGATATTGTTAGCGGAACCATTCGCCGCTTTGAACGGAACGACATTGTGGTCGATCTGGGCCGAGCCGAGGCAATTCTGTCATCCAAAGAACGTATTTCGACTGAAATGTATCAAATGGGCGATCAAGTTCGCGCCTTGGTGCTGTCTGTTCAGGATAACGCTTCAGGCCCCTGCATCATGCTCTCACGAAGTCACCCCGACTTTTTACGCCGGTTATTCCAACTTGAAGTGGCTGAAATCTCCGATAACACTGTGGAAATTAAGGGAATTGCCCGTGAGGCTGGCTTCCGGACGAAAATTGCGGTCGTGTCCCGCGACGCGAAGGTTGACCCCGTTGGGGCCTGCGTCGGCATGCGGGGTGCGCGTGTCAAAAATATCGTGCGCGAACTGTCTGGCGAAAAAATTGATATTGTGCGGTGGAGCGATGACATCAAAACCTATGTCAGCAACGCCCTCTCCCCTGCCAAACTGTCAAAAGTTGAGATTGACCCGGACAAACCCCGAGTCATCCATGTGACGACCGAGGCGGATCAACTTTCGCTCGCTATTGGAAAGCGTGGACAGAATGTCCGGCTCTCCTCAAAATTGACCGGCTGGAAAATTGATGTCCAGAAGGATGAAGGTAATATTTCGTTTGAGGAGAAGGTGGCAAAGGCCGTCTGTGATCTTGCCGCCATCACCGGCATTGGGCGCGCCAATGCAGAGAAATTGGTTCAGGCCGGTTTCCTGAACATCGAGGGCATTTTGGCCGCAGAAGTGGCTGACCTTGAAGCAACTGGCGAATTCGACCAGGCAACTGCCAAAATCATTTACGAGGCCGCGGCCGCAGCACAGCCCGCCGTACAGGAGAACATCGAATAG
- a CDS encoding RNA-binding protein encodes MNIYVGNLPYQTTQDDLKAQFEQYGVVESVNIIQDRETGRSKGFGFVVMPDAAAAQNAIDSLNDKDAGGRKMKVNEARPRAEGGGGGGREGGFESRERRW; translated from the coding sequence GTGAATATTTACGTTGGAAATCTGCCTTATCAAACGACTCAGGATGATCTTAAAGCCCAGTTTGAACAGTACGGGGTTGTAGAATCCGTCAACATCATTCAGGATCGCGAAACCGGCCGTTCAAAAGGTTTTGGCTTTGTCGTCATGCCCGACGCCGCTGCTGCCCAGAACGCAATCGATTCCTTGAACGACAAGGATGCGGGTGGTCGCAAAATGAAGGTGAACGAAGCTCGTCCCCGCGCCGAAGGTGGTGGTGGTGGCGGTCGCGAAGGCGGCTTCGAGAGCCGTGAACGCCGCTGGTAA
- the bioF gene encoding 8-amino-7-oxononanoate synthase: MRVTEIWMENELGSLKAGGLERKLVTYQNTGVNITAGAQMLVNFSSNDYLGLARNPVVLTAMADATRRYGAGSTASRLVTGTLECHEELETQLAGLKGYPAALVFGSGYAANVGIISALVGRDDHIFIDRLAHASLLDAAVLSRAKVHRFHHNDHEDFRRLIRACVSGGKRLMVTESVFSMDGDIAPVAALAEVAEAGGAMVLVDEAHATGVFGSGGAGVVRQSSSESQVNCSMGTLSKALGGYGGFVACSGDMRRWLIHKARSFIYSTALPPAMVGAALGALQCLRNNPEMGFQLLEHSAKFRVRLRELGLDTGSSESQIIPVMVGDNERAVRLHRRLVEWGILAVAIRPPTVPRGSARLRLSVSLEHTPEILNRVAGVIAEAAQREGIIK; this comes from the coding sequence ATGCGAGTTACGGAAATATGGATGGAAAATGAACTTGGGTCCCTGAAGGCGGGGGGGCTCGAAAGAAAGTTGGTTACCTACCAAAATACCGGGGTGAACATCACGGCCGGAGCGCAGATGCTTGTCAATTTCTCAAGTAACGATTATCTCGGCCTTGCCCGGAATCCGGTGGTCCTTACCGCCATGGCAGACGCGACCCGGCGTTACGGAGCCGGATCCACGGCATCTCGGCTTGTGACAGGTACCTTGGAATGTCATGAGGAGCTGGAGACACAGTTGGCCGGGTTGAAAGGCTATCCTGCCGCACTGGTGTTCGGTAGCGGTTATGCGGCGAATGTTGGCATCATTAGCGCCTTGGTAGGCCGCGATGACCATATCTTTATCGATCGGTTGGCTCATGCCAGTTTATTGGATGCCGCGGTGCTGAGCCGGGCAAAAGTGCATCGTTTTCATCATAATGACCATGAAGACTTCCGACGCTTGATCCGGGCGTGCGTTTCGGGCGGAAAGCGCCTGATGGTGACGGAGTCCGTATTCAGTATGGATGGGGATATCGCGCCGGTAGCAGCTTTGGCGGAAGTGGCTGAAGCGGGGGGCGCAATGGTACTGGTGGATGAGGCGCATGCAACGGGGGTATTCGGCTCGGGTGGGGCGGGGGTAGTCCGGCAGTCCAGTTCGGAGTCGCAGGTCAATTGTTCCATGGGAACCTTGAGTAAGGCTTTGGGCGGATATGGCGGGTTTGTGGCCTGTTCAGGGGACATGCGCCGGTGGCTCATTCATAAGGCGCGGTCTTTCATCTATTCAACGGCATTACCACCAGCCATGGTCGGGGCGGCACTTGGGGCCTTGCAGTGTCTGCGCAATAATCCAGAGATGGGGTTTCAGCTTCTTGAACATTCGGCAAAATTTCGGGTACGACTGAGGGAACTGGGGCTGGATACCGGTTCCTCGGAAAGTCAGATTATTCCGGTGATGGTAGGGGATAATGAGCGTGCGGTCCGGCTCCACCGCCGATTGGTGGAGTGGGGCATTCTGGCGGTGGCCATCCGTCCCCCGACGGTTCCCCGGGGTTCAGCCCGGTTGCGGCTCTCGGTGAGCTTGGAACATACCCCCGAGATTTTGAATCGCGTGGCTGGTGTGATCGCAGAGGCCGCACAACGTGAAGGAATTATCAAATGA
- a CDS encoding methyltransferase domain-containing protein, with amino-acid sequence MTSVANRFSRAAQTYERGASLHRHVAARLIETLPEPGEVGSGRILEVGCGSGILTEPLRQRYPEASFCVLDVAEGMVAAVRSRWGHDPRMEFVVADVREFSTPRPFDLMVSSSALHWATPLEGTFANLKRHLFPEGKCYVALMIDGTLAELHALRRRVAPGKIPAGRLSTAAEVLEAARAAGFTVVTSEEESIQTRYHSADDFLSTIHAQGLTGGAVSRASVSLTRTELKRLRREYDVAFRGQGDGVFASFVVQYLSLRL; translated from the coding sequence ATGACATCTGTCGCTAATCGTTTTTCCCGTGCGGCTCAGACCTATGAACGGGGCGCTTCTTTGCACCGGCATGTGGCGGCGCGTCTGATTGAGACCTTGCCTGAACCCGGGGAGGTGGGGAGCGGCCGTATTCTCGAGGTGGGCTGTGGTTCAGGTATTCTTACGGAGCCGCTTCGCCAGCGTTACCCTGAGGCCTCGTTTTGCGTTTTGGATGTGGCAGAGGGAATGGTCGCGGCAGTCCGATCACGATGGGGGCATGATCCCCGCATGGAGTTTGTGGTTGCAGATGTCCGGGAGTTTTCCACCCCGCGTCCCTTTGATCTGATGGTCAGCAGTTCAGCGCTTCATTGGGCGACCCCTTTGGAAGGGACTTTTGCAAATTTAAAGCGGCATCTTTTTCCCGAGGGGAAGTGTTATGTGGCTTTGATGATAGACGGGACGCTGGCGGAGCTCCATGCGTTACGCCGGCGAGTGGCGCCCGGAAAGATCCCGGCTGGCAGGTTATCAACAGCTGCAGAGGTTCTGGAGGCTGCAAGGGCCGCCGGGTTTACCGTTGTGACCAGCGAGGAGGAGAGCATTCAAACCCGCTACCATTCTGCCGATGACTTTTTAAGTACCATTCATGCCCAGGGGTTAACCGGAGGGGCTGTGTCGCGGGCGTCTGTGTCGCTTACGCGGACGGAGTTAAAGCGGTTACGCCGGGAATATGACGTGGCCTTTCGCGGCCAGGGGGATGGGGTCTTCGCCAGCTTCGTTGTGCAATACTTGAGTCTCCGTTTATGA
- a CDS encoding DUF1570 domain-containing protein, whose amino-acid sequence MNLFRWPLLPILIVMAGLPVCGIARPILTFVKPTDLPELGIQLKLMPGAREVPPASPSVCVYQFNRGGETWKEDRFSPLELWRQGQYAGQWVGHDDNKLLLAFMSRLPPDVDPGQHVTQAVFEQQSLLTTNVTRFATEADLTRWVAGFTGCPHPLGKRLNKQFSRISPVWVYLMEAHLPNRVAYVFRLARGAGKASASPWVCAQFDLNPEIRMDTACEIIEREFLGSISTITMTQPVVRETLTKMEKGLVDSDSMAVSRQQVLNSIRNLKGWWYDVTPDYIILSNLKGGSGSLVEQLKGSMKAIRSAYKQCIPEPEAAGIGVIRIPATQLEYREYVGEESGWTQGLWMPARKELVICPAADQGSHAKRESILRVAFHEGFHQYAFYALGQANASMWFNEGYAQFFENASLSNGRLTIEESPRVLSYLNKMQVENRMDLRRLFKLTREAFYDPNEKVRLDNYILSWALVYYLKKDVSCLYPGLLDKYVAAMLRNGGNAEIATDDMLEGVDLRKLQSDFQKFWQSTSRQSAARRKN is encoded by the coding sequence ATGAATTTATTCCGATGGCCGCTTCTCCCGATTCTGATCGTCATGGCCGGTCTGCCCGTTTGTGGGATCGCGCGTCCAATACTGACCTTTGTGAAGCCGACGGATTTGCCGGAGCTTGGCATCCAATTGAAATTAATGCCCGGGGCACGGGAAGTCCCCCCCGCCTCTCCCTCTGTTTGCGTTTACCAGTTTAACCGGGGTGGGGAGACCTGGAAAGAGGATCGCTTTTCGCCTCTGGAGCTCTGGAGACAGGGGCAATATGCCGGACAATGGGTGGGGCACGACGACAATAAACTTCTTCTGGCGTTCATGTCCCGTCTTCCACCAGACGTAGACCCCGGCCAACATGTGACCCAGGCTGTGTTCGAACAGCAGAGTCTTCTGACAACCAATGTTACCCGGTTTGCTACCGAAGCGGATCTTACCCGCTGGGTTGCCGGATTTACCGGCTGTCCGCACCCGCTGGGTAAGCGGTTAAATAAACAATTCTCCCGCATTTCGCCTGTGTGGGTTTATCTCATGGAGGCCCACCTCCCGAATCGCGTTGCGTATGTTTTTCGTTTGGCTCGTGGCGCTGGAAAAGCCAGTGCATCCCCCTGGGTGTGTGCACAGTTTGATCTCAATCCGGAAATTCGCATGGACACGGCGTGCGAAATTATAGAAAGAGAATTTCTGGGTTCCATTTCCACAATCACCATGACTCAGCCGGTGGTGCGTGAGACCTTGACCAAGATGGAGAAGGGGCTTGTGGACTCTGATTCCATGGCGGTTTCCCGGCAACAGGTACTTAACAGTATTCGCAATTTAAAAGGATGGTGGTATGACGTCACTCCAGACTACATCATCCTCTCGAACCTGAAAGGGGGCTCCGGTTCGCTGGTTGAGCAGCTTAAGGGCTCCATGAAAGCGATCAGATCTGCTTACAAGCAATGCATCCCGGAGCCTGAGGCGGCAGGTATTGGAGTTATACGTATTCCGGCTACTCAGTTGGAATATCGCGAATATGTGGGGGAGGAAAGCGGTTGGACTCAGGGACTTTGGATGCCCGCCAGGAAAGAGCTTGTGATTTGTCCTGCGGCTGACCAGGGATCCCATGCTAAACGCGAATCCATTTTACGTGTGGCATTTCATGAGGGTTTTCATCAATACGCATTCTATGCCCTCGGGCAGGCGAATGCCTCCATGTGGTTCAATGAAGGTTATGCCCAATTTTTCGAGAACGCTTCTCTGTCTAACGGACGGCTCACGATTGAGGAGTCCCCCAGGGTGCTTTCCTATCTCAACAAGATGCAGGTGGAAAACCGTATGGATCTCCGTCGACTTTTCAAACTTACCAGGGAGGCCTTTTATGATCCCAATGAAAAAGTTCGACTTGATAATTATATCCTATCCTGGGCACTGGTTTACTATTTGAAAAAAGACGTGTCCTGTCTCTATCCCGGTTTGCTTGATAAATACGTTGCCGCGATGCTCCGCAACGGCGGTAATGCCGAGATAGCAACGGACGACATGCTGGAGGGTGTTGACCTGAGAAAGCTTCAATCTGATTTTCAGAAATTCTGGCAATCCACTTCGAGGCAATCCGCTGCCCGCCGCAAAAACTAA
- the purL gene encoding phosphoribosylformylglycinamidine synthase, whose translation MTIPHNLHIFKGGPVFSAFRIHQLTRDLTTELPDCSIDSIEAVTITLVETVPQFTAELWPRVAALLDTDCYIPATTTDGFFVTPRKGTLSPWASKATDIFHNCGLSDVQRVERGILFHVRLKDGRYASVAQLQLALHLFHDRMTEGLYNDISDIFTHIPPAALVTVDILGGGLAALQTANVTLGLALSDDEVRYLYTVYSKIKRNPTDVELVMFGQVNSEHCRHKIFKADWIIDGQPQTTSLFDMIRNTHQHHPQGTLVAYEDNSAVMEGFPGNWFEVHPSGSNHYGGLPEQIDILIKVETHNHPTAISPYPGAATGVGGEIRDEGATGIGGRPKAGLSAFFVSNLKIPGFVMPWEKDHAEFPTRLATPLEIMTDGPLGGARFGNEFGRPQLTGIFRTYEHRHNERDRGYHKPIMVAGGMGNIKRQHVLKKPIQTGTHIIQLGGPALRIGLGGGAASSMGSGSNAEKLDFDSVQRDNAEIQRRCQEVINSCIALNDANPIVSIHDIGAGGLSNGCPELVSETGGRFELRKILNEEMSMSPMEIWCCEAQERYVLAVAPESLDCFMALCRRERCPAAVIGQATDDKRLVLHDSHFKNNSIDIDLQVIFGKPPKMLRDVQHRQETHAELDLSGIDLNEAVERVLRLPAVANKTFLITITDRSVTGMVTRDQMTGPYQTPIADAAVTAAMFDGYVGEAMSMGERTPIAILNAPASGRMAVGEALTNIAGTFTGPIGNVKLSANWMCACGEKGEDAALFDTVRAVGLELCPALGISIPVGKDSLSMRTTWQDSKGKAEKQVAPLSLVVSAFSPVQDVRKTVTAELKPVPDSVLILLDLGRGQNRLGASALAQVYNQVGATPPNLDCPADMVNFYGAMQELIREGLLLAYHDRSDGGLFATLAEMAFGAHQGLRVQIDELGDEPFSILFSEELGAVIQVSDQHIAHVNEILKRHELGDLAFILGSPVADKSLSIQMGDASIFQGNVIELKRIWSELTSEMQSRRDNAECARQEFDALKDESDPGLSFKLTYDPCQPFNIGGNRPKMAILREQGINGHIEMAAAFERAGFTSVDVHMTDLLSSRVNLANFSGLVACGGFSYGDVLGAGAGWARSILFNERLRDMFQTFFQRPDSFTLGVCNGCQMVSLLKDIIPGAEAWPRFTRNKIEQFEARFATLEILSSPSILFKGMEGSRIPIPVAHGEGFTNFERTGSAAEIASRKLAALRFVDHYGRPTENYPLNPNSSPGGLTGVTTLDGRVTIMMPHPERAFRAVQLSWKPQGLFKGEEGPWLRMFQNARKFVD comes from the coding sequence ATGACCATTCCACATAATCTTCATATCTTCAAGGGCGGGCCAGTTTTCTCGGCCTTTCGCATCCACCAACTCACCCGGGATCTCACCACGGAACTCCCCGATTGCAGCATCGATTCCATTGAGGCCGTGACCATCACCCTCGTGGAAACCGTCCCTCAATTCACCGCTGAACTCTGGCCGCGGGTGGCCGCGCTGCTGGATACCGATTGCTACATTCCTGCCACCACTACTGACGGCTTCTTCGTGACTCCCCGCAAAGGGACGCTGTCGCCGTGGGCCTCCAAAGCAACCGACATTTTCCACAACTGCGGGCTTTCTGATGTACAACGGGTCGAACGCGGGATTCTGTTCCATGTCCGGCTGAAAGACGGCCGTTACGCCTCCGTGGCGCAATTACAGCTTGCACTCCATCTGTTCCATGACCGCATGACCGAGGGGCTATACAACGATATCTCAGATATCTTCACCCATATTCCCCCTGCCGCTCTGGTGACCGTTGACATTCTTGGCGGCGGACTTGCAGCGCTGCAAACGGCCAACGTCACCCTGGGGTTGGCCCTGTCGGATGACGAAGTCCGGTATCTCTACACGGTTTACTCCAAAATCAAACGCAACCCCACCGATGTTGAACTGGTCATGTTCGGCCAGGTGAACTCTGAACATTGCCGCCATAAAATCTTCAAGGCTGACTGGATCATCGATGGCCAGCCCCAGACGACCAGTCTCTTTGATATGATCCGGAACACCCATCAACACCACCCGCAAGGCACTCTCGTCGCGTACGAGGATAACTCTGCGGTCATGGAAGGGTTTCCCGGAAACTGGTTTGAAGTTCACCCCAGCGGCTCAAACCACTACGGCGGACTGCCGGAACAAATTGATATCCTGATCAAAGTCGAAACCCATAATCATCCCACGGCGATTTCACCCTATCCCGGCGCGGCCACCGGTGTCGGCGGCGAAATCCGGGATGAAGGCGCCACGGGAATCGGCGGACGCCCGAAAGCCGGGCTCTCCGCTTTCTTTGTATCCAACCTTAAGATCCCCGGCTTTGTGATGCCCTGGGAAAAAGATCATGCCGAATTCCCCACCCGGCTCGCCACCCCGCTCGAAATCATGACCGATGGTCCACTGGGCGGCGCACGGTTCGGCAACGAATTCGGACGGCCTCAGTTAACCGGTATTTTCAGGACGTATGAACACCGCCACAATGAGCGTGACCGTGGCTATCACAAGCCCATCATGGTGGCGGGCGGCATGGGTAACATCAAGCGCCAGCACGTGCTGAAAAAGCCCATCCAAACCGGCACCCATATCATTCAGCTAGGCGGGCCGGCCTTACGAATTGGACTGGGTGGCGGAGCGGCTTCATCCATGGGCAGTGGCAGCAACGCCGAGAAACTCGATTTCGATTCCGTGCAACGCGACAACGCCGAAATCCAACGCCGGTGTCAGGAAGTTATCAATTCCTGTATTGCACTGAATGACGCAAATCCCATCGTAAGCATCCACGATATCGGGGCTGGCGGACTTTCCAATGGCTGCCCCGAACTCGTCTCAGAAACCGGGGGCCGCTTTGAACTTCGCAAGATCCTGAACGAAGAAATGTCCATGAGTCCGATGGAAATCTGGTGCTGTGAGGCCCAGGAACGTTACGTCCTGGCCGTGGCCCCTGAAAGCCTGGATTGCTTTATGGCACTCTGCCGGCGCGAACGCTGTCCTGCGGCTGTCATTGGTCAGGCCACAGATGACAAACGGCTCGTACTCCATGATTCCCATTTTAAAAATAATTCCATTGATATCGACCTGCAGGTCATCTTCGGCAAGCCGCCCAAAATGCTGCGGGATGTTCAACATCGGCAGGAAACCCACGCCGAGCTGGATCTCTCCGGAATTGACTTGAACGAAGCCGTCGAGCGGGTTCTCCGCCTGCCGGCAGTAGCCAACAAAACCTTTCTCATCACCATCACCGACCGGTCCGTAACAGGAATGGTCACCCGTGACCAGATGACGGGGCCCTACCAGACCCCCATCGCCGATGCCGCTGTGACTGCCGCCATGTTTGACGGCTATGTCGGCGAAGCCATGTCCATGGGCGAAAGAACCCCCATCGCCATCCTTAATGCGCCCGCCTCAGGCAGAATGGCTGTGGGCGAAGCGTTGACCAACATTGCAGGAACCTTCACCGGGCCCATCGGCAATGTGAAGCTCTCCGCCAACTGGATGTGCGCCTGTGGCGAGAAGGGCGAGGATGCCGCCCTGTTTGATACCGTCCGGGCCGTGGGCCTGGAACTGTGCCCGGCACTCGGGATCTCTATCCCGGTGGGCAAGGATTCGCTCTCCATGCGTACTACCTGGCAGGATTCAAAGGGGAAAGCCGAAAAACAGGTCGCCCCCCTCAGCCTGGTCGTTAGCGCCTTCTCCCCCGTGCAGGATGTCCGTAAAACGGTTACCGCCGAACTCAAGCCTGTTCCGGATTCCGTGCTGATCCTGTTGGATCTCGGGCGAGGGCAGAACCGGTTAGGCGCCTCGGCGCTGGCCCAGGTTTACAACCAGGTGGGGGCCACGCCACCGAATCTGGATTGCCCGGCGGACATGGTGAATTTCTATGGAGCGATGCAGGAATTAATTCGCGAAGGGCTCCTGTTAGCCTATCATGACCGTTCGGATGGCGGACTGTTTGCGACTTTAGCCGAGATGGCCTTTGGAGCCCATCAAGGCCTCCGGGTTCAAATCGACGAACTTGGCGATGAACCTTTCTCCATCTTGTTCTCAGAGGAACTCGGGGCCGTCATACAGGTATCCGATCAACACATTGCCCACGTCAACGAGATCCTCAAGCGCCATGAACTCGGCGACCTTGCCTTCATTCTGGGCAGTCCCGTGGCAGACAAATCGCTTTCCATCCAAATGGGAGATGCCTCCATTTTTCAGGGTAATGTCATTGAGCTCAAGCGTATCTGGTCGGAGTTGACCAGTGAGATGCAATCCCGCCGCGATAATGCCGAATGTGCGCGCCAGGAATTCGATGCCCTCAAAGACGAATCAGATCCCGGCCTCTCATTTAAACTGACCTATGATCCCTGCCAGCCCTTTAATATTGGCGGAAATAGGCCCAAGATGGCCATTTTACGGGAGCAAGGAATTAATGGGCACATAGAAATGGCAGCCGCGTTCGAGCGGGCAGGTTTCACCAGTGTGGATGTACACATGACCGACTTGCTCTCCAGCCGCGTCAATCTGGCCAACTTCTCAGGGCTGGTCGCCTGTGGCGGATTCTCTTACGGTGATGTCCTGGGCGCCGGCGCCGGGTGGGCGAGAAGCATTCTTTTCAATGAACGCCTGCGCGACATGTTCCAGACCTTTTTCCAGCGGCCGGACTCCTTTACCCTGGGCGTCTGTAATGGCTGCCAGATGGTCTCTCTGCTCAAGGACATCATTCCCGGTGCCGAGGCGTGGCCGCGCTTTACCCGCAATAAGATCGAGCAGTTTGAAGCCCGCTTCGCGACGCTCGAAATTCTGTCGTCCCCCTCGATCCTGTTTAAGGGAATGGAAGGCTCCCGCATTCCCATTCCTGTCGCCCATGGCGAAGGGTTCACCAACTTTGAGCGAACAGGGTCTGCGGCAGAAATCGCCTCACGTAAACTGGCCGCGCTCCGCTTTGTTGATCACTATGGACGGCCCACGGAAAACTATCCACTCAATCCGAACAGTTCTCCTGGCGGACTCACTGGCGTCACCACCCTGGACGGGCGCGTCACCATCATGATGCCCCACCCTGAACGGGCTTTCCGTGCGGTACAGTTGTCCTGGAAGCCGCAAGGCCTTTTCAAGGGCGAAGAAGGCCCCTGGCTGCGCATGTTCCAGAACGCACGCAAGTTCGTTGATTAG
- the epsC gene encoding serine O-acetyltransferase EpsC, which yields MNTPPLTASDLKSLAESLCSCESCSSSAKNTRGFHLAGRNSIYQALDDLIAILFPGCHGREPMPPKLLCEFIATKLASVHAILSEQIEHAFRYQCQFDQCTDCGDCPEKAAAAVKRLLDSLADLKQTLQQDIVAAYEGDPAARSIMEVVMSYPGLQAIMVQRIAHVLYQAQVPLIPRIMTEHAHSQTGIDIHPGAKIGPGFFIDHGTGVVIGETSTIGKNVKLYQGVTLGALSFPKDKDGHPIKGIKRHPAVEDDVTIYAGATILGGETTIGAGSEIGGNVWLTHSVPPHSKVYNQQPKPLITSKESHK from the coding sequence ATGAACACACCCCCCCTCACTGCCTCTGACCTGAAATCGCTTGCGGAAAGCCTCTGCTCCTGCGAGTCCTGCTCCTCGTCCGCCAAAAACACACGGGGCTTTCATCTGGCGGGCCGGAACTCCATTTATCAGGCGCTTGATGACTTGATTGCCATCCTGTTCCCCGGCTGTCATGGGCGCGAACCTATGCCACCCAAGCTCCTCTGCGAGTTTATCGCGACAAAACTCGCGTCTGTACACGCCATTCTTTCCGAACAGATCGAGCATGCCTTTCGCTATCAATGCCAGTTCGATCAATGTACGGATTGCGGGGATTGCCCTGAAAAGGCAGCGGCCGCGGTCAAACGACTGCTGGATTCCCTGGCCGATCTAAAGCAAACCCTCCAGCAGGACATCGTGGCGGCCTACGAAGGAGATCCCGCCGCACGCTCCATCATGGAGGTGGTAATGAGCTACCCTGGACTTCAAGCCATCATGGTTCAACGGATCGCCCATGTCCTGTATCAGGCGCAGGTTCCGCTGATTCCCCGCATCATGACTGAACACGCCCATTCCCAAACTGGGATCGATATTCATCCCGGTGCCAAAATAGGACCCGGTTTCTTCATCGATCACGGTACCGGCGTCGTGATCGGCGAAACCAGCACCATTGGCAAAAACGTAAAACTTTATCAGGGCGTAACTCTGGGCGCGCTCAGTTTTCCCAAGGACAAAGACGGCCATCCCATCAAGGGGATCAAGCGGCATCCGGCCGTGGAAGACGATGTCACCATCTATGCCGGGGCCACCATTCTTGGCGGAGAAACCACCATTGGCGCCGGTTCAGAAATCGGCGGCAATGTCTGGCTCACCCATTCGGTCCCCCCACATTCAAAAGTTTATAACCAACAACCCAAACCGCTCATCACCAGCAAAGAGTCTCATAAATGA